From a region of the Arachis ipaensis cultivar K30076 chromosome B09, Araip1.1, whole genome shotgun sequence genome:
- the LOC107615614 gene encoding octapeptide-repeat protein T2-like — protein MKPGSRAEYNGTRERGKMEEHCSEMVAAMNSRRWVVVIRGNREETKQGRSEKEKVRKGGRAREEERGGVWSRDARRRQWRLRQQRQRSRENEGGREKEKERELGTRREGNAVVNGGKMWSPDWRVLGVEGLEGWGWTEKKRERRWGGGEGVRDCARAFASLGVSKF, from the coding sequence ATGAAACCTGGAAGCAGAGCAGAGTACAACGGCACCAGAGAAAGGGGAAAAATGGAGGAGCACTGCTCAGAGATGGTGGCGGCAATGAACTCACGGCGGTGGGTCGTGGTGATTAGAGGGAACAGAGAGGAGACAAAGCAGGGGCGAAGTGAGAAGGAGAAGGTGAGGAAGGGAGGAAGAGCgagggaagaagaaagaggggGTGTGTGGTCGCGGGATGCTCGCCGGCGACAATGGAGGTTGCGGCAGCAACGGCAACGGAGTCGTGAGAATGAGGGAGGGagggaaaaagagaaagaaagagagttgGGGACGAGAAGAGAAGGTAACGCGGTGGTTAACGGAGGCAAAATGTGGTCGCCGGACTGGAGGGTGTTGGGGGTCGAGGGGCTCGAAGGGTGGGGATGGacggagaagaagagggagagacgTTGGGGAGGGGGTGAAGGAGTGCGTGACTGCGCTAGGGCTTTCGCGTCCCTGGGGGTTAgtaaattttga